The Streptomyces sp. NBC_01689 genome includes a window with the following:
- a CDS encoding alpha/beta fold hydrolase, with the protein MSTYLLVHGAWHSGECWKRVVPLLEAAGHRVLAPSLTGYGDKAHLLGPEVGLDTHVDDIVALILDEDLTDVILVGHSYAGLVVSSAANRVPDRIAHLVHLDAMVPRDGESAADVMPVTQALIDLALASDSGWRVPPLPELPPPAGLFGVTDPEDVAWLRTMLSDQPVRCLQQPVTLDDPALDAVPRTHIHCTAGLPDGFARRPVPATQPDGTPAQVWELATGHDCMITMPAELTGLLLRLG; encoded by the coding sequence ATGTCGACCTATCTGTTGGTACACGGAGCCTGGCACAGCGGGGAGTGCTGGAAGCGGGTGGTACCCCTGCTCGAGGCCGCCGGCCACCGGGTGCTCGCCCCGTCGCTCACCGGCTACGGGGACAAGGCGCATCTGCTCGGCCCCGAGGTGGGACTCGACACCCACGTCGACGACATCGTCGCGCTGATCCTCGACGAGGACCTCACCGACGTGATCCTCGTGGGGCACAGCTACGCGGGGCTGGTCGTCTCGTCCGCCGCCAACAGGGTGCCGGACCGGATCGCGCACCTGGTCCACCTCGACGCGATGGTCCCGCGGGACGGCGAGAGCGCGGCCGACGTCATGCCCGTGACCCAGGCGCTGATCGACCTCGCCCTGGCGTCGGACAGTGGCTGGCGGGTTCCGCCGCTCCCCGAACTTCCGCCGCCCGCAGGGCTGTTCGGGGTCACCGACCCGGAGGACGTGGCCTGGCTGCGCACCATGCTGTCGGACCAGCCCGTGCGGTGCCTCCAGCAGCCGGTCACACTGGACGACCCCGCCCTGGACGCCGTCCCGCGGACGCACATCCACTGCACCGCCGGTCTGCCGGACGGCTTCGCCCGCCGCCCCGTACCCGCGACACAGCCCGATGGCACCCCCGCACAGGTGTGGGAACTGGCGACCGGCCACGACTGCATGATCACGATGCCGGCGGAGCTCACCGGACTGCTGCTCAGGCTCGGCTGA
- a CDS encoding AAA family ATPase — protein sequence MKRILVAGITGAGKTTMAQALAARLGLPFHEMDALKFTGPRWTSNPELESQVATITDGPGWVFDSFGYPEVRDLLWTRADTVVWLDYPRSVIMPRILRRSLRRTLLRERIFGGNVETLSDWFTRDHPAWWAWSQHGARRSEIGRRAQDPRFAPLRVVRFRSPRQADAWLRTLDEAGPPA from the coding sequence GTGAAACGCATCCTCGTGGCCGGCATCACCGGGGCCGGAAAGACCACCATGGCCCAGGCCCTCGCCGCGCGGCTGGGGCTGCCCTTCCACGAGATGGACGCCCTGAAGTTCACCGGCCCGCGGTGGACGTCCAACCCGGAGCTGGAGAGCCAGGTGGCCACCATCACGGACGGCCCGGGCTGGGTCTTCGACTCCTTCGGCTATCCGGAGGTCCGCGATCTGCTGTGGACGCGGGCCGACACCGTGGTCTGGCTCGACTACCCGCGATCCGTCATCATGCCGCGCATCCTGCGCAGGTCGCTGCGCCGGACCCTGCTGCGCGAACGCATCTTCGGCGGGAACGTGGAGACCCTGTCCGACTGGTTCACGCGCGATCACCCGGCGTGGTGGGCCTGGTCCCAGCACGGCGCGCGGCGGTCCGAGATCGGCCGACGCGCTCAGGACCCCCGCTTCGCGCCGCTCCGCGTCGTGCGCTTCCGCTCGCCCCGGCAGGCGGACGCATGGCTCCGCACGCTGGATGAGGCCGGGCCCCCGGCCTGA
- a CDS encoding peptidoglycan-binding protein, with protein MTMRQAVFQRTKENLAAMGRLAPPVRTEDASSRRREARRTGTGWRIRVGTFAATAAMISAGLVLGAGPAMAAAPAAIKLTSASCPVEIVQGQLSGCVTELQNLLNAHGAGLVVDGQFGPSTLYAVREYQASTAIAVDGRVGPATKSKLYATGGSAPAPINLQSSSCPANIVQGDKGGCVTELQRLLRHHGYAVDVDGDFGAGTASAVRSFQTSYGLTADGQVGTNTKRALYDTDESPSTGLDLRSSSCPENIVEGQSGGCIATLQSLLNGKGQSLDVDGSFGPQTLAAVKAFQSASGLSADGEVGPNTKAALYANIGGGGGNGAPAPINLNSASCPGEIVQGQRSGCVTELQSLLNHHGADLAVDGDFGSLTDSAVRDFQAEKGLSVDGHVGPNTKSALYGAVTPPSSPPPGGGYAKMLDVAAAEVGTVEGSARANSYGSAVGLSLSTSDYAWCATFVSWVAKQTGATSYRNSYVSGWVKQARAGNYHLSVTTSPQPGDIVAFDWDGGSDFTGGNEHIGFVRTVSGSSFTTVEGNTGNPNGGSDGVYVKSRSTNSGYDVVFIRVR; from the coding sequence ATGACCATGCGTCAGGCCGTGTTCCAGCGAACGAAGGAGAACCTCGCCGCCATGGGAAGACTCGCGCCCCCAGTGCGCACCGAAGACGCAAGCTCACGGCGCCGGGAGGCGCGCCGCACCGGGACCGGGTGGCGGATCCGCGTCGGGACCTTCGCCGCAACCGCGGCGATGATCTCGGCCGGCCTCGTGCTCGGTGCCGGCCCCGCGATGGCGGCCGCGCCCGCCGCGATCAAGCTGACCTCCGCGTCCTGCCCCGTCGAGATCGTGCAGGGTCAACTCAGCGGCTGTGTGACGGAGTTGCAGAACCTGCTCAACGCGCACGGTGCCGGTCTGGTGGTGGACGGCCAGTTCGGGCCGAGTACGCTCTACGCGGTCCGTGAGTACCAGGCGTCCACCGCGATCGCCGTGGACGGGCGGGTGGGCCCCGCGACCAAGAGCAAGCTGTACGCGACCGGAGGCTCGGCGCCGGCCCCGATCAACCTCCAGTCCTCCTCGTGCCCCGCGAACATCGTCCAGGGCGACAAGGGCGGTTGTGTCACCGAGCTCCAGCGGCTGCTGCGCCACCACGGTTACGCGGTGGACGTCGACGGCGACTTCGGCGCCGGGACCGCGAGTGCCGTGCGCAGCTTCCAGACCTCCTACGGCCTGACGGCCGACGGCCAGGTCGGCACCAACACCAAGCGTGCGCTGTACGACACCGACGAGTCACCCTCGACGGGCCTGGACCTGCGGTCGTCATCCTGCCCGGAGAACATCGTGGAGGGCCAGAGCGGCGGTTGCATCGCCACGCTGCAGTCGCTGCTGAACGGCAAGGGCCAGAGCCTCGACGTCGACGGCAGTTTCGGCCCCCAGACCCTGGCGGCCGTGAAGGCGTTCCAGTCCGCGAGCGGCCTCAGCGCCGACGGCGAGGTCGGTCCGAACACCAAGGCCGCCCTGTACGCGAACATCGGCGGTGGCGGCGGCAACGGCGCGCCCGCGCCGATCAACCTGAACTCCGCCTCCTGCCCCGGCGAGATCGTCCAGGGGCAGCGGAGCGGCTGCGTCACCGAGCTGCAGAGCCTGCTCAACCACCACGGTGCCGACCTAGCCGTCGACGGCGACTTCGGTTCGCTCACCGACAGCGCCGTCCGGGACTTCCAGGCCGAGAAGGGTCTCTCGGTCGACGGCCATGTCGGTCCGAACACCAAGTCCGCACTGTACGGCGCGGTCACCCCGCCGTCGTCGCCCCCGCCCGGCGGTGGCTACGCCAAGATGCTCGACGTGGCCGCGGCCGAGGTCGGTACGGTCGAGGGCAGCGCCCGCGCGAACAGCTACGGCTCCGCGGTGGGGCTCTCGCTGTCCACCAGCGACTACGCCTGGTGCGCGACCTTCGTGAGCTGGGTGGCCAAGCAGACCGGGGCCACCTCCTACCGCAACTCCTATGTCTCGGGCTGGGTCAAGCAGGCGCGGGCCGGCAACTACCACCTGTCGGTGACGACCAGCCCGCAGCCGGGTGACATCGTGGCCTTCGACTGGGACGGCGGAAGCGACTTCACCGGCGGGAACGAACACATAGGTTTCGTGCGGACGGTGTCCGGGTCGTCCTTCACCACGGTCGAGGGCAACACGGGTAACCCCAACGGCGGCAGTGACGGTGTGTACGTCAAGTCGCGTTCCACGAACAGCGGTTACGACGTGGTCTTCATCCGGGTCCGCTGA
- a CDS encoding ABC transporter ATP-binding protein, producing the protein MGFGQMAAALPRMAGMVLRTGWQVDRRALAGVIAAQVGQGVTAGWGLVAVNSVLTRLFANGPTGDKLREALPSLVVLAALSVGTALLSAWSTAMSGRLEPQVERAVSARYYEAVTRVEVAVTERPEVQRVLEAGKFGTDSARSMLRLSVGVGNVVIGMVAAAVVLASLHWVLLPMLLAIALPKGWGAVRSARRDYGSRLAWVDHRRAIASLLAYLTRPHAAGEIRVHAAGAKLLSGYEEMSRQTEAEQRRLARAQATTDLVAGGFSGLASFACYGLLWWLLSGGGLPLAVGGTAVIAIRNSTARLTSLVQQVNRLYEEMLFLTDTERATELAAEHAIPLTGVPLPSDVSVVHLEDVSFCYPGAAAPSLRGVSLSVRRGEVTALVGANGSGKTTLTRILAGLLLPDDGNVWWTGASGERVELRAAARAQVFAQVGLLAQDFPHWEMTAATNVAIGAGDRPRNMDEVRAAAQAADVRALVEELPHGWDSIVFKGYERGVQLSGGQWQKLGTARTRYREAPFHLVDEPTSALDPHAEIAAFESLWSLSQRGHAVVLVTHRLAATARADHIYVLDRGRVAEEGTHAQLMALDGGLYRRMYAAQAAQYGLAVPTGEPLPAPRSPSDRRQEPR; encoded by the coding sequence ATGGGATTCGGACAGATGGCGGCGGCCCTGCCGCGTATGGCGGGAATGGTGCTGCGCACCGGCTGGCAGGTCGACCGGCGGGCACTGGCCGGGGTGATTGCGGCCCAGGTCGGGCAGGGGGTGACCGCCGGCTGGGGTCTGGTCGCGGTCAACAGTGTCCTGACGCGGCTGTTCGCGAACGGTCCGACCGGGGACAAGCTGCGTGAGGCGCTTCCGTCGCTGGTCGTGCTGGCGGCGCTGTCCGTGGGCACGGCCCTCCTGAGCGCCTGGTCGACGGCGATGTCCGGTCGTCTGGAACCCCAGGTGGAACGCGCGGTCTCCGCCCGCTACTACGAGGCCGTCACCCGGGTCGAGGTGGCGGTGACGGAACGACCGGAGGTCCAACGGGTGCTGGAGGCGGGCAAGTTCGGCACCGACTCGGCCCGGAGCATGCTGCGTCTCTCGGTAGGGGTCGGGAACGTGGTGATCGGCATGGTGGCCGCCGCCGTCGTGCTGGCCTCCCTGCACTGGGTCCTGCTGCCGATGCTGCTGGCGATCGCCCTGCCCAAGGGGTGGGGCGCGGTCCGCTCCGCCCGCCGCGACTACGGCTCGCGCCTGGCCTGGGTCGATCACCGGCGCGCGATCGCCTCCCTGCTGGCGTACCTGACGCGGCCGCACGCCGCCGGGGAGATCCGCGTGCACGCGGCCGGAGCGAAACTGCTGTCCGGCTACGAGGAGATGTCCCGGCAGACGGAGGCGGAGCAGCGTCGTCTGGCCCGGGCCCAGGCAACCACCGACCTGGTCGCGGGAGGATTCTCGGGTCTGGCCTCGTTCGCCTGCTACGGGCTGCTGTGGTGGCTGCTGAGCGGCGGCGGCCTCCCGCTGGCCGTCGGCGGAACGGCGGTCATCGCCATCCGCAACTCCACCGCCCGGCTCACCTCCTTGGTCCAGCAGGTCAACCGGCTCTACGAGGAGATGCTCTTCCTCACCGATACCGAGCGGGCCACCGAACTCGCCGCCGAGCACGCCATCCCGCTCACCGGCGTTCCCCTGCCGTCCGACGTGTCCGTCGTGCACCTGGAGGACGTGTCCTTCTGCTACCCCGGTGCGGCAGCGCCCTCGCTGAGGGGCGTGAGCCTGTCGGTGCGTCGCGGCGAGGTGACCGCCCTGGTGGGCGCGAACGGCTCGGGCAAGACCACCCTGACCCGCATCCTCGCGGGACTGCTGCTGCCCGACGACGGGAACGTGTGGTGGACGGGCGCGTCCGGTGAGCGGGTCGAGCTCAGGGCCGCCGCCCGCGCCCAGGTCTTCGCCCAAGTGGGGCTGCTCGCACAGGACTTCCCGCACTGGGAGATGACCGCGGCGACGAACGTGGCCATCGGTGCCGGCGACCGGCCGCGGAACATGGACGAGGTCAGGGCGGCCGCGCAGGCCGCCGACGTCCGCGCCCTCGTCGAGGAACTCCCGCACGGCTGGGACTCGATCGTGTTCAAGGGCTATGAGCGTGGTGTCCAGCTCTCGGGCGGGCAGTGGCAGAAGCTCGGCACCGCCCGCACCCGCTACCGTGAGGCGCCGTTCCACCTCGTCGACGAGCCCACCTCGGCACTCGACCCGCACGCGGAGATAGCGGCGTTCGAGAGTCTGTGGTCGCTGTCCCAGCGCGGTCACGCGGTCGTCCTGGTCACGCACCGCCTCGCCGCGACCGCGAGGGCCGACCACATCTACGTACTCGACCGGGGCCGCGTCGCCGAGGAGGGCACCCACGCCCAGCTCATGGCCCTCGACGGCGGCCTCTACCGGCGGATGTACGCCGCCCAGGCCGCCCAGTACGGGCTCGCCGTGCCGACCGGGGAGCCGCTCCCCGCGCCCCGGTCCCCCTCCGACCGGCGGCAGGAACCCCGGTGA
- a CDS encoding peptidoglycan-binding domain-containing protein has translation MRPNALGRTIAGLIAVAGLAAGSVATAGTSFAATATTARSAVAVQPAAAAATQNFGLTTAEAKNVQEFLADYWGYTDSIDGQLGTNSWKAFQRCLARYWGYTGAIDGDPGTNTIKALQRLLADDYGYTGAIDGVAGAGTRAAFKRFAA, from the coding sequence ATGCGACCGAACGCTCTGGGCAGGACCATCGCCGGCCTCATCGCCGTTGCCGGCCTCGCCGCCGGAAGTGTGGCGACCGCGGGGACCAGCTTCGCGGCGACCGCGACCACCGCGCGGTCCGCCGTGGCCGTACAGCCCGCAGCCGCGGCCGCGACGCAGAACTTCGGCCTGACCACGGCCGAGGCCAAGAACGTCCAGGAGTTCCTCGCGGACTACTGGGGTTACACCGACTCCATCGACGGCCAGCTGGGCACCAACAGCTGGAAGGCATTCCAGCGCTGCCTCGCGAGGTACTGGGGATACACGGGCGCCATCGACGGGGACCCGGGCACCAACACCATCAAGGCGCTGCAGCGTCTGCTGGCGGACGACTACGGCTACACGGGCGCGATCGACGGCGTCGCCGGGGCGGGCACCCGGGCGGCGTTCAAGCGCTTCGCCGCCTGA
- a CDS encoding FG-GAP and VCBS repeat-containing protein, translated as MHARRTALAAAVALVAAVCTPFLTAPVASAAPAKLPDDFNGDGYRDLVMQGGTHGKDGRITVVYGTSSGPGTRVQTIHQDSPGIPGSVEAGDGWATAATTADLDRDGYADLVVSSPGENVGDIKMRGGLTVVWGGAQGLGSGTVFNSPVPQEYENAGDAFGEDVVSGDFDGDGDQDLAVTSNSRAGVVLLKGPFTRAGGKSGWSSLGDSYGLLWGADLVAGRVTADAATDLYILGADLQRNSDVDLRAYFHRGGSTFTQRAAEVRVPDDGGHQSGDLLSVGDFDKDGYGDLAIGRGYEPGDRERGYVTVQYGGSNGPNSARKPVKFTQDTAGVPGSSENGDRFGAAVAAGDVNGDGYADLAVGIPGEDLGTTRDAGTVTVLLGRAGGLSGTGAKSFTQDTSGITGTAEADDLFGAHLKLTDFTRDGRSDLLIDTNEQLGSDNRWGLVHQLKGSASGITATGSKSYSVTSLKMSYNRLGGPFAR; from the coding sequence ATGCACGCCAGACGTACCGCGCTCGCTGCCGCCGTGGCCCTCGTGGCAGCGGTCTGCACACCGTTCCTGACCGCCCCCGTGGCCTCGGCGGCTCCCGCCAAGCTGCCCGACGACTTCAACGGCGACGGCTACCGTGACCTCGTCATGCAGGGCGGCACCCACGGCAAGGACGGCCGCATCACCGTCGTCTACGGCACCTCGTCCGGTCCCGGTACCCGCGTCCAGACCATCCACCAGGACTCGCCGGGCATCCCGGGCTCGGTGGAGGCGGGGGACGGGTGGGCAACCGCCGCCACCACGGCCGACCTCGACCGCGACGGCTACGCCGACCTGGTCGTCTCCTCGCCCGGCGAGAACGTCGGCGACATAAAGATGCGCGGCGGGCTGACCGTCGTGTGGGGTGGCGCCCAGGGCCTCGGCTCGGGCACGGTCTTCAACTCGCCGGTCCCGCAGGAGTACGAGAACGCGGGTGACGCGTTCGGTGAGGACGTGGTGTCCGGTGACTTCGACGGCGACGGCGACCAGGACCTGGCCGTCACCAGCAACAGCCGGGCGGGTGTGGTCCTCCTGAAGGGCCCCTTCACCCGCGCCGGCGGCAAGAGCGGCTGGAGCTCCCTGGGCGACTCCTACGGCCTCCTGTGGGGCGCCGACCTGGTCGCCGGGCGGGTCACCGCCGACGCCGCCACCGACCTGTACATCCTCGGCGCCGACCTCCAGCGCAACAGCGATGTGGACCTGCGGGCCTACTTCCACCGCGGCGGCAGCACCTTCACCCAGCGCGCGGCCGAGGTGCGGGTGCCCGACGACGGGGGCCACCAGAGCGGCGACCTCCTCTCCGTCGGTGACTTCGACAAGGACGGCTACGGCGACCTCGCCATCGGCCGCGGCTACGAACCGGGCGACCGTGAACGCGGTTACGTGACGGTCCAGTACGGGGGCTCGAACGGGCCCAACTCCGCGCGCAAACCGGTCAAGTTCACCCAGGACACGGCCGGCGTGCCGGGCTCCTCCGAGAACGGGGACCGCTTCGGCGCGGCCGTCGCCGCCGGTGACGTCAACGGTGACGGCTACGCGGACCTCGCCGTCGGCATCCCGGGCGAGGACCTCGGCACCACGCGCGACGCCGGCACGGTCACCGTCCTCCTCGGCCGCGCCGGAGGCCTGTCCGGCACCGGTGCCAAGTCCTTCACCCAGGACACCTCGGGCATCACCGGCACCGCCGAGGCCGACGATCTGTTCGGCGCCCACCTCAAGCTCACCGACTTCACCCGGGACGGCCGCTCGGACCTCCTGATCGACACCAATGAGCAGCTGGGCTCCGACAACCGCTGGGGCCTCGTCCACCAGCTGAAGGGCTCCGCCTCGGGCATCACGGCGACGGGCTCGAAGTCCTACTCCGTGACGTCGTTGAAGATGTCGTACAACCGACTGGGCGGACCGTTCGCCCGCTGA
- a CDS encoding ABC transporter ATP-binding protein — MTPVLELKDVALRHRGSAANVVEDVSLTVETGHSLALVGESGAGKTTLLRLLLGLSRPTAGSVRFDGADLSPRDRRQLRSFRSSVQCVFQDPYSSLDPRRRVGAIVAEPLRSLGIDSRAGAAPKAAAALERVGLPADAADRYPHEFSGGQRQRIAIARATVCHPRVLLADEPVSALDVTTRVKVVDLLADLKQEQGLTIVMVSHDLSVVAALCERTAVLERGHIVEQGDTEQVLGDPAHPYTRRLLDSVPRLPV, encoded by the coding sequence GTGACGCCCGTACTGGAACTGAAGGATGTGGCACTGCGCCACCGCGGGAGCGCGGCCAACGTGGTCGAGGACGTCTCGCTCACCGTCGAGACCGGGCACAGCCTCGCCCTCGTCGGCGAGTCCGGCGCGGGCAAGACGACGCTGCTGCGTCTGCTGCTCGGTCTCTCCCGCCCCACCGCGGGCAGTGTCCGCTTCGACGGCGCCGACCTGTCCCCGCGCGACCGGCGGCAGCTGCGCAGCTTCCGCAGCAGTGTCCAGTGCGTCTTCCAGGACCCCTACTCTTCACTCGACCCCCGCCGCCGGGTCGGCGCCATCGTGGCGGAGCCGCTGCGCTCCCTGGGGATCGACAGCCGGGCCGGCGCGGCGCCGAAGGCGGCGGCCGCCCTCGAACGCGTCGGTCTGCCGGCCGACGCGGCGGACCGCTACCCGCACGAGTTCTCCGGCGGGCAGCGGCAACGGATCGCCATCGCCCGCGCCACGGTGTGCCATCCGCGGGTGCTGCTGGCCGACGAGCCCGTCAGCGCGCTCGACGTCACCACCCGCGTCAAGGTCGTCGACCTGCTCGCCGACCTCAAGCAGGAACAAGGACTCACGATCGTCATGGTCTCCCACGACCTCTCGGTCGTCGCGGCCCTGTGTGAACGGACCGCCGTACTGGAACGCGGCCACATCGTCGAACAGGGCGACACCGAGCAGGTGTTGGGCGACCCCGCGCACCCCTACACCCGCCGCCTGCTCGACAGCGTGCCGAGACTTCCCGTCTGA
- a CDS encoding peptidoglycan-binding protein yields MPRSKVLPAELDPCARQLIEQLRRLKDHSELTMRQLAAKTGYSARSWERYLGGTTLPPGEAVEALARITGADPVPLFALHEVAAATWGSRRAGPAAPPRPTAPVRERRHQEGQQPERQQEKEHEKEQEQEQQRERPREGRGDQGEEREEKQGQPIPPIQQTEPQVAAPASSIDRTPSPAPAPGRFPHIALTAGVVALTVAVLAAVLLMLRLDEDGAPAPVVVSPRTTTASPPPTYTCRITRVDGHWSAGINDGRNTEIFYGATGADVAEAQCLLRRAGISPGGIDGMFGPLTLRAVKAFQQRAGLVADGMLGPRSWKALRG; encoded by the coding sequence ATGCCGCGCTCCAAGGTGCTGCCCGCCGAACTAGATCCCTGCGCCCGGCAGTTGATCGAGCAGTTACGTCGACTCAAGGACCACAGCGAGTTGACGATGCGGCAACTCGCGGCCAAGACCGGCTACAGCGCCAGGTCGTGGGAGCGCTACCTGGGAGGTACGACGCTGCCGCCCGGGGAAGCGGTCGAGGCGCTGGCCCGGATCACCGGCGCCGACCCCGTCCCTCTCTTCGCGTTGCACGAGGTCGCCGCCGCCACCTGGGGCAGCCGCCGTGCCGGCCCGGCCGCACCACCCCGGCCCACCGCGCCCGTGCGGGAGCGGCGACACCAGGAGGGACAACAGCCGGAACGGCAGCAGGAGAAAGAGCACGAAAAAGAGCAGGAGCAGGAACAACAGCGCGAGCGCCCGCGGGAGGGGAGAGGGGATCAGGGCGAGGAGCGGGAGGAGAAGCAGGGACAGCCGATACCACCGATACAGCAGACGGAGCCGCAGGTCGCGGCACCGGCCTCGTCGATCGACCGCACGCCGTCACCCGCCCCCGCCCCCGGCCGGTTCCCGCACATCGCCCTCACGGCGGGCGTCGTCGCCCTGACCGTCGCCGTACTGGCGGCGGTGCTGCTCATGCTGCGCCTCGACGAGGACGGTGCTCCGGCGCCTGTCGTGGTCTCGCCCCGCACCACCACGGCCTCGCCACCGCCCACCTACACCTGCCGCATCACTCGCGTCGACGGTCACTGGTCGGCCGGCATCAACGACGGCCGGAACACCGAGATCTTCTACGGCGCCACCGGTGCCGATGTCGCCGAGGCGCAGTGCCTGCTGCGCCGGGCAGGCATCTCACCCGGTGGGATCGACGGCATGTTCGGCCCGTTGACCCTGCGGGCGGTCAAGGCGTTTCAACAACGCGCCGGCCTGGTCGCCGACGGCATGCTGGGGCCGCGCTCCTGGAAGGCGCTGCGCGGATGA
- a CDS encoding tetratricopeptide repeat protein encodes MVNRTAAPGVGLARVMAHCGGDLKAAVHYGVRAIASAPEAPEPYEILAELWRDRRQDLAEVLQGSDSLPAVLAQAYVGFLENDMDFAVMSLGSVTGAQPSVAWAKAPWFSDARFLAGVGPEAVAEAVMRTMDHGRDLEAPAVREALRPWFDLLPVVCDREPLPEAMARMAIFLRASGLVEESLALCDRADSIERVMLTEVVRAGTWRKSGDPARAAAAFRRALALEPDNWSLHLDLADLHAEQGSFADAARCAAEGLEHGPEEITLRAAEAAYRARHSGEPDALRELIGLFPRLPHDSYRDLLVDHACAGPSLPAELIAEARGIQRG; translated from the coding sequence ATGGTGAATCGAACCGCTGCTCCCGGGGTCGGCCTCGCCCGGGTGATGGCGCACTGCGGAGGCGACCTCAAGGCGGCCGTTCATTACGGGGTGAGGGCCATTGCCTCGGCGCCCGAGGCCCCGGAGCCGTACGAGATCCTCGCCGAGCTGTGGCGGGACCGGCGGCAGGACCTGGCCGAGGTGCTTCAGGGCAGCGACTCCCTGCCGGCGGTGCTGGCGCAGGCGTATGTCGGTTTCCTGGAGAACGACATGGATTTCGCCGTGATGTCCCTCGGCTCGGTGACCGGCGCGCAGCCCTCCGTCGCCTGGGCGAAGGCCCCTTGGTTCAGCGACGCGCGCTTCCTCGCCGGGGTGGGGCCCGAGGCCGTGGCCGAGGCGGTCATGCGGACCATGGACCACGGCAGGGACCTGGAGGCACCCGCGGTACGGGAAGCGCTCCGCCCCTGGTTCGACCTCCTCCCCGTGGTCTGCGACCGTGAGCCCCTGCCGGAGGCGATGGCCAGGATGGCGATCTTCCTGCGGGCGAGCGGACTTGTCGAAGAGTCGCTGGCCCTCTGTGACCGCGCCGACTCGATCGAGCGGGTCATGCTGACGGAGGTCGTACGGGCGGGGACCTGGCGCAAGTCGGGCGATCCGGCACGCGCGGCGGCGGCGTTCCGTCGTGCCCTCGCCCTGGAGCCGGACAACTGGTCGCTCCATCTCGACCTGGCCGACCTGCACGCCGAGCAGGGCAGTTTCGCCGACGCGGCGCGATGTGCGGCGGAGGGGCTGGAGCACGGGCCGGAAGAGATCACGCTCCGCGCGGCCGAGGCCGCCTACCGCGCCCGGCACTCGGGCGAGCCGGACGCCTTGCGCGAGTTGATCGGACTGTTCCCCCGGCTGCCCCACGACTCGTACCGGGACCTGCTGGTCGACCACGCGTGCGCGGGCCCTTCCCTGCCCGCGGAACTCATCGCCGAGGCGCGCGGCATCCAGCGAGGCTGA
- a CDS encoding CsbD family protein, with product MGKSSMDKAKGKAKEMAGKATGNERMEAEGKTDQAKANVREAAEKARGKAAGARDSLRDKH from the coding sequence ATGGGCAAGAGTTCCATGGACAAGGCCAAGGGCAAGGCCAAGGAGATGGCCGGCAAGGCCACCGGCAACGAGCGCATGGAAGCCGAGGGCAAGACCGACCAGGCCAAGGCCAACGTCCGCGAGGCCGCGGAGAAGGCCCGCGGCAAGGCGGCGGGTGCCCGCGACTCACTCCGCGACAAGCACTGA
- a CDS encoding helix-turn-helix domain-containing protein: MTDGPNPLGDYVRARRELVTPDQAGIPVVGIRRVPGLRREEVAMLAGISADYYLRLEQGRDRNPSAQVLESLARVLRLDDDATAHLLRLGAGPPRRRRRRPKETVPPGIVKLVATLPLPALVEGRYFDVLAANSLATALSPRLVAGANRLRDTFLDPAEQALYADWDGAGAGMVAGFRESVGTDTDDPRFIELVGELSLASPRFSRLWARHDVATCEGASKHIDHPQVGGLSLNRERLGIAGTAGQTLVVYHPDAGTDSADRLALLASGAPAPAAPRDTVAEARAGTGSGHRATGAG, encoded by the coding sequence ATGACCGACGGACCGAACCCGCTGGGCGACTACGTGCGCGCCCGGCGCGAGCTCGTCACTCCCGACCAGGCCGGCATCCCGGTCGTGGGGATCCGGCGCGTGCCGGGCCTGCGCCGGGAGGAGGTCGCGATGCTGGCCGGCATCAGTGCCGACTACTACCTGCGCCTGGAGCAGGGACGTGACCGCAATCCGTCCGCGCAGGTCCTGGAGTCCCTCGCGCGGGTGCTGCGGCTCGACGACGACGCGACGGCCCATCTGCTGCGCCTCGGCGCCGGTCCACCCCGGCGGCGACGCCGACGCCCGAAGGAGACGGTTCCGCCGGGCATCGTCAAGCTCGTCGCCACGCTCCCGCTGCCCGCACTGGTGGAGGGCCGCTACTTCGACGTGCTCGCCGCGAACTCCCTGGCCACCGCGCTGTCCCCGCGCCTCGTCGCGGGGGCCAACCGGCTGCGGGACACTTTCCTCGACCCCGCCGAGCAGGCCCTGTACGCGGACTGGGACGGCGCCGGTGCGGGCATGGTCGCCGGGTTCCGCGAGTCCGTCGGGACCGACACCGACGACCCCCGGTTCATCGAGCTCGTGGGTGAACTCAGCCTGGCCAGCCCGCGTTTCAGCCGGCTCTGGGCCCGTCATGACGTAGCGACGTGCGAGGGCGCGTCCAAACACATCGACCACCCGCAGGTCGGTGGTCTGTCGCTGAACCGGGAGAGGCTCGGCATCGCGGGGACGGCGGGTCAGACACTCGTCGTCTACCACCCGGACGCCGGTACCGACAGCGCCGACAGGCTGGCGCTCCTCGCCTCCGGCGCCCCGGCACCGGCCGCACCCCGGGACACCGTCGCCGAGGCGCGGGCGGGTACCGGCTCCGGACACCGGGCCACCGGCGCGGGTTGA